The genomic interval TCTACCGTTGTGGGATTTAAATGTGTTGGggtaaatattttatctaaaaataaaattgttagtttaaaaattaatatatttaattaaatatttaattgaaatatattaatttttatattattattttggttaATATTGTATTCTGGAGAGAGTGAaacttttaacaaatttattactccataacttatttttttaatatttgtgagTTTGATAATAAGAtctgataataaaataaaatgattataaaagataaataaaaaataaattaaataatattgataattaaaaaagtaaattacaTCAAtggttatataaatttatacaattaattagacaaataattaataaatataaattaattgattaattaactaatatatttaatattgtagatattaaataatgattgaataaattttttcgTACTTGAATTTATAACCAtaagttaaatttataaaaataacaaaattgtttttgGATTTACATCATATCTAAAGTGGAAATATGTTATCCCAAGTCAAATTTGAGCCCATATACTATcgtaagttttttatttattttattttcgacTTGATCtgacattttttaaaaggttgatttgacttgaaaaaaatttatttaaaagtcttattcatattaaaatacttaaatgttatattttacattctttttaaataggctaaattatgtctttatataaaatagaaaataataaaattaaattaaattcaataaaataataattaacaagtTTGTAATGTGATAACCTTCCAAGAAAAAAAGCTACAtgttcctatatatatatatatatataaagctACATGTTCTATCCATAACAATTTACATGATATTCTCCAtttaccaatatcaatgtatatatttatatatattaaacaaaaaataatttttctaacaataatttttaaaaaatctgaaacaaacatcgtttaaatcctaaaaaataatttttgtttccaaaaaatagatttttttctgaaacaacgTATCAATTATTGCatatcaaacaaatatggaacgattaAATTGTCTAATTGAACGACTATCGAATATGAAACTACTAcggaatatggaacaactacctACCGAGTATAAAATGACTACTGAGTAATTGGCTAATtgatagattttaaaataagaaataataataataaaaattaatattaataaataataaaatatatatatgtcagcctgtcagacctaatagattgtttttataaatatgaatttgaactatttaaataaataaactttaaaaataatctaaaactAACACTTTTATTAAATAGATCAGACCATAAATCATTGACAGACGGCCTAACCTATTCTATCGTTCAGAtgaatgtaattaaaaaattactccGAGACGTCATGCTAGCTTGTAACGTTTGAAAGTTAAGCTGCCTTCCAAATCCTTTGCCATGTGCAAACGggatttaaattaaattgataagTAAAATTCGAGAGTAAAAGCAATTGAGTTTCCTTTGTTCAGGACAGAGTTAATATTAAGTTAGATAATTTAGGAActgatttgatacattttgttttatttaaagtttatcTTTTTTCTGCATCCGAGTGTTCTACTTACCGTAAATAATTAAGCCCAAAATATACAGCATTGTAATTTTGAATATGAACATCATATGTGAATTTTGTCATGAAATTGTAATAATAacctgttaaaaaaaaaaaccagtaAACACTCCAAAATATACCTAGCAGTTGTCGAAGAACAAAACAATAGTACTAAGAATCTGAAgtcctaaaaaataaaatgcatatGAATTCACCAATtgcaatatacaaaaaaaattaaaaataaatcaccaaaacaaaaacaagccCTCAAGAATCAAATTAATGGCCAGAAGCTCCTGAAGACTCAGCAGCATCCTCTAATCTCAATGTTATGGCAACTTCTTCAATCATTTTACCTTTTTGATCAACTGAACCTTCCACTGCCTTGTTCAACCTTTTCAACCATATATCATAGTCAACAGGATATGGAGTACCACACAAGCTATCCACATAATCAGCAAATGCTTTCAATAGTGCAGAAACCCGACCGAGATGTTGTTGGATCGATCGGTTCGCCCAACTATTCTCTCTCCATTGTAAAGCAGACTCAATAGAATCTTGTTGACTCATAGTCCCTCcacaaataaaatagagaatgtATACAATGCTTTCGGCATCCGATGAAGGACAAAGCTTCCCATGTTGAAGTGCATGAGATGATGAGAATTGCAAATTTATAGCAGGGCTATCTCTATCTTCCAACACAGCGCGGCCCCAAGATATTGGAACATACATAGCTTGGTGTTGGTGGATGTGGTTTCTAATGCCTTGTTTTTCAACAAAGCGTATAATGTTTTCCGGACAAATATCACCATGCTGGACATTAGCTATAGCTGCACTTCTTAGAGCAGCAAGACAGTCTCGGCATAAACGGGTTGCTTCATCGGCTGAAAATGACCCTTCATTAGCAACTACTGATGATAATGGATCTCCTACCGGAGATGTCACGAGTATTGGAGTTCCACACCATGGATGATCACATTTTGCGCCCGGACTTTCTTTGTTGCAAGGACCAGAATGTACAATCCTACCAGAAGCAACAATTTCGGGTAAGTATTTGCTCAAGATTCCTTGATTTCTCAAAATGTTAAGAACTTTGGTTTGGCGTTGTACTTGATACCAAAGGCTCATATCCTCCCAAGAAGGCTCAAGTCTCGATGGATGCGCGCCTACATATAAAGACAGTAATTCTGAGGGATGATCTATACAAACAGCACTATAGAGATAATAGTTCCCTCCCActagaaattcatgaatttggaAACTTTTCTGTCCCTGCTGTGGATCATTCAAGACCAATATGTCACCGTGTTTGAGCATCAGCCGCGAGGCTCGGTTGTTGGAAAAGAATTCGTTTTGATCAAGTTCAACAATCTCTACTGCTTGATGATCAGCTGAGCCATAATAAGGCACAAGTGCCTTTTCGGTCTCGATTATGCAGCATTCTGTCCGGCGCTTCTGAAGGCGGAAACTATGATCTGAGATCAATGAGGCAACTGACTTTCGTGGTGGTCCGTTCCATTGAGCAATGGAGTAGAAAGTTGCCAATAGTATCTGCAGCGTTCCTATATCCCCCCAGTTTGCATTTCCTATTTGATTCCATATTGGTTCGACCGGGGTGATACAAATTTCGGCATAAGTTTTGATCCATTCAGCCAAAGATAGATAAGGATTGCTTGAATTCAATAAATCAAGTTTTCCAAGATCACCACTGAACTTTATCACCATTCCACACTTAGAATCTAGAACTAAAAGGAAAACAGAATCACTGTTGACCGAAGTAATCTTGCTCAAACTACGAGAAATAAGAACATGAAAACCATAAAAGAGAGCTTCACAGATAGTATTGGCTGATACTCTCAAAGCATTGTCCAAAGATATTTCTGGCTTGAATATGGCAAACTCAACCACTTGATCCCATTTAATTTTCGAATCATTTGCTGTCTTCGATATCAAAGCTAAACCTCGCATTTCCCTCAGCCTACTtcttgatattgctttttcaatGCTATTGAACTTCGAGCCAGGATAAGAGGGACATGATACACATAACGGTAATGGTCCACTTTTATGCCAAAATGTACGCCAGAGGCCAATGATAACGGCATGAAGGAAATCCTCTACAGCTAGATACTGATCTTCAATAAGCTCTTCAGAAACATCAGAGAATACGGGCATACGGACTAGTTGCTGAAGTGGAACCCCCTCTAACGCTAAATCGAGTTTGCGCAACTCATCAATTGTAAAGATAGGACTAAAACCATGCATTCCATCtgctgaatcactattttgattCTCCATGACCCATTCCTCAAGATATTTTGTGAATAACTCCAGGTCAACCAGTTTCCTTCCATGTTCCTTGAGACCCTTTAACACTCTTCTGGAAATAGGAACAGACTTGCTCAACCCTGATGCACCAGACACAGTACTAGCAGAAATAACTGACATATAAGAAAACTGTGTtactatattaataaaaaaatggttaCAACTATTTATTAGCAAATATTTTTCTTGTGGGGGAGGGGGACAACATACTTTTACTTGGTTAAGCTACTTCCAAGCACAGACTGATAAGACAGAACCAAACAAAGGCAAACAAGACAGAACCTAGAAACATATGCTTGGATTCTTCAGATAATTTTTTGGTTTGAATGCTCTGATTCCCAGAGAAAAGGAGCCCTACTAATATGAAGTTTGGCATAGAGGTAAGTAAAATCATGCCAAAGGTTATATATTTCAACCAGAGTTTGAACCCGGATACTTAAGACATTATTTGAATGAAACTAATATTAGATGCATTACATACAATGTgtaaaaaaactattaattacTCCTGATGTACTTGAGAATATGCACAACACCAAACATGtgtatcatcaaaattttctttCCACGCACATTTGTTAACACTTCATATTATATTGAAGTTCA from Cicer arietinum cultivar CDC Frontier isolate Library 1 chromosome 5, Cicar.CDCFrontier_v2.0, whole genome shotgun sequence carries:
- the LOC101511044 gene encoding uncharacterized protein — protein: MENQNSDSADGMHGFSPIFTIDELRKLDLALEGVPLQQLVRMPVFSDVSEELIEDQYLAVEDFLHAVIIGLWRTFWHKSGPLPLCVSCPSYPGSKFNSIEKAISRSRLREMRGLALISKTANDSKIKWDQVVEFAIFKPEISLDNALRVSANTICEALFYGFHVLISRSLSKITSVNSDSVFLLVLDSKCGMVIKFSGDLGKLDLLNSSNPYLSLAEWIKTYAEICITPVEPIWNQIGNANWGDIGTLQILLATFYSIAQWNGPPRKSVASLISDHSFRLQKRRTECCIIETEKALVPYYGSADHQAVEIVELDQNEFFSNNRASRLMLKHGDILVLNDPQQGQKSFQIHEFLVGGNYYLYSAVCIDHPSELLSLYVGAHPSRLEPSWEDMSLWYQVQRQTKVLNILRNQGILSKYLPEIVASGRIVHSGPCNKESPGAKCDHPWCGTPILVTSPVGDPLSSVVANEGSFSADEATRLCRDCLAALRSAAIANVQHGDICPENIIRFVEKQGIRNHIHQHQAMYVPISWGRAVLEDRDSPAINLQFSSSHALQHGKLCPSSDAESIVYILYFICGGTMSQQDSIESALQWRENSWANRSIQQHLGRVSALLKAFADYVDSLCGTPYPVDYDIWLKRLNKAVEGSVDQKGKMIEEVAITLRLEDAAESSGASGH